A genome region from Labilibaculum antarcticum includes the following:
- the rplF gene encoding 50S ribosomal protein L6 → MSRIGKLPINLPAGVSVTVNKDNSVTVKGPKGELTQQIDVDIKVSVEENTVVLERPSEQKRHKAMHGLYRSLMNNMVTGVTEGYKLQQELVGVGFRATSKGQLLELALGYSHLIHLEIAPEVQVTAVTEKRANPIITLESCDKQLVGQVAAKIRAFRKPEPYKGKGVKFVGEQLRRKAGKSAGK, encoded by the coding sequence ATTTGCCTGCAGGAGTAAGCGTCACGGTGAATAAAGATAATTCAGTAACAGTTAAAGGCCCTAAGGGTGAATTAACACAACAAATTGATGTTGACATCAAGGTATCTGTTGAAGAAAATACAGTTGTATTGGAACGTCCATCAGAGCAAAAAAGACACAAAGCTATGCATGGTTTGTATCGCTCGTTGATGAACAACATGGTAACTGGTGTTACTGAAGGTTACAAATTACAGCAAGAACTTGTTGGTGTGGGATTCCGTGCTACTTCAAAGGGTCAACTTTTGGAACTAGCTTTAGGTTATTCTCACCTTATTCACCTGGAAATTGCTCCAGAGGTACAGGTAACTGCAGTAACTGAAAAGCGTGCTAACCCGATCATTACATTAGAGAGTTGTGATAAACAACTTGTTGGTCAGGTAGCGGCTAAAATCAGAGCATTCAGAAAACCAGAGCCGTATAAAGGTAAAGGTGTTAAATTTGTTGGTGAACAGCTAAGAAGAAAAGCT